In one Pseudomonas tensinigenes genomic region, the following are encoded:
- a CDS encoding MlaC/ttg2D family ABC transporter substrate-binding protein, whose protein sequence is MISILRRSLLVLLAALPLMGNAVAAATSAHDLVQDTTSRLLADLAANKEKYKQDPTDFYTALNNIVGPVVDAEGISKSIMTVKYSRKATPAQMQTFQENFKKGLFQFYGNALLEYNNQGITVDPAKDESGDRTSVNMTVKGSSGAIYPVQYTLEKINGEWKLRNVIINGINIGKLFRDQFADAMQRNGNDLDKTINGWAGEVAKAKEATEKNPAQ, encoded by the coding sequence ATGATCTCTATCTTGCGACGTAGCCTGTTGGTGTTACTGGCGGCTCTGCCGTTGATGGGTAACGCCGTGGCTGCTGCAACTTCGGCACATGATCTGGTGCAGGACACGACCAGCCGGTTGCTGGCCGATCTGGCTGCCAACAAAGAGAAATACAAGCAGGACCCGACCGACTTCTACACAGCGCTCAACAACATCGTCGGGCCGGTGGTGGATGCCGAAGGCATTTCCAAGAGCATCATGACGGTCAAGTACTCGCGCAAGGCCACGCCAGCGCAGATGCAGACCTTCCAGGAAAACTTCAAGAAAGGTTTGTTCCAGTTCTACGGCAACGCCTTGCTCGAGTACAACAACCAGGGCATTACCGTTGACCCTGCCAAGGACGAATCGGGCGATCGCACCAGCGTCAACATGACCGTCAAGGGAAGCAGCGGCGCAATCTATCCTGTGCAATACACGCTGGAGAAGATCAACGGCGAGTGGAAACTGCGCAACGTGATCATCAACGGCATCAACATCGGCAAACTGTTCCGCGATCAGTTCGCTGACGCGATGCAGCGCAATGGCAACGATCTGGACAAGACCATCAATGGTTGGGCCGGTGAAGTGGCCAAGGCCAAGGAAGCCACCGAAAAGAATCCAGCACAATGA
- the mlaD gene encoding outer membrane lipid asymmetry maintenance protein MlaD, whose translation MQNRTLEIGVGLFLLAGILALLLLALRVSGLSPTSTTDTYKLYAYFDNIAGLTVRAKVTMAGVTIGKVTAIDLDRDSFTGRVTLQVDKKVDNLPTDSTASILTAGLLGEKYIGISVGGEDKPLKDGGTIHDTQSSLVLEDLIGKFLLNTVSKDAK comes from the coding sequence ATGCAAAACCGCACCCTGGAAATCGGTGTCGGCCTGTTCCTGCTGGCAGGGATCCTGGCTTTGTTGCTGCTTGCTTTGCGGGTCAGTGGTCTGTCTCCGACGTCGACCACCGACACCTATAAACTGTATGCCTACTTCGACAATATCGCCGGTTTGACGGTCAGAGCCAAAGTGACCATGGCCGGTGTGACTATCGGCAAGGTCACGGCAATCGATCTGGATCGCGACAGCTTCACCGGTCGGGTAACCCTGCAAGTGGATAAAAAGGTCGACAACCTGCCGACCGACTCCACAGCGTCTATCCTGACCGCTGGTCTGCTGGGCGAGAAGTACATTGGTATCAGCGTAGGCGGGGAAGACAAGCCGCTGAAGGATGGTGGAACCATTCACGACACGCAGTCGTCACTGGTACTGGAAGACCTTATCGGTAAATTCCTGCTCAATACCGTTAGCAAAGACGCCAAATGA
- a CDS encoding DUF4198 domain-containing protein, whose translation MQYGKTFVLIAALFTGQVSAHGLWTEQRRGNIEVVYGHGAEDNAFKAQKVSGAWAYDAGGKMIPVSVERLADHARLKPLKAPAVMAVALNNGMWSQTADKKWINQGRSKVPGAIEATETFKYSLAIYQPGAKLPKLDQIKLLILPEVDPLTVGPGKSLPVRVLLDGKPAAGVKLIGDYRSAPNTLSTETDKDGRAQVLVRNEGLNVIAAQVEVPVKGSADVDSRGLFTSLTFLGEAHHE comes from the coding sequence ATGCAATACGGCAAAACCTTTGTGCTCATCGCTGCGCTGTTCACGGGACAGGTCTCGGCCCATGGCCTGTGGACGGAGCAACGGCGCGGCAATATCGAAGTGGTCTACGGTCACGGCGCTGAGGACAACGCGTTCAAAGCGCAGAAGGTCAGCGGTGCCTGGGCCTACGATGCGGGCGGCAAGATGATTCCGGTCAGCGTCGAGCGTCTGGCGGATCATGCTCGTTTGAAACCTTTGAAGGCGCCTGCGGTGATGGCCGTGGCATTGAACAATGGCATGTGGTCGCAGACGGCTGACAAAAAATGGATCAACCAAGGTCGCAGCAAAGTGCCGGGCGCCATTGAGGCCACCGAGACGTTCAAGTACAGCCTGGCGATTTATCAGCCGGGGGCGAAGTTGCCGAAGCTGGATCAGATCAAGTTGCTGATTCTGCCGGAGGTTGATCCGCTGACGGTTGGGCCGGGCAAGTCATTGCCGGTGCGGGTGTTGCTCGATGGCAAACCGGCGGCAGGGGTGAAGCTGATTGGCGACTATCGCAGTGCGCCGAACACGTTGAGCACCGAGACTGACAAGGATGGTCGGGCGCAGGTGTTGGTGAGGAATGAAGGGTTGAATGTGATTGCGGCACAGGTTGAGGTGCCGGTGAAGGGCAGCGCGGATGTGGATAGTCGCGGCTTGTTCACCTCACTGACGTTCCTTGGCGAAGCGCATCACGAGTAA
- a CDS encoding BolA family protein has protein sequence MQAVEVKSFLEGKLPGTLVEVEGEGCNFQLNVISDELAALSPVKRQQQIYAHLNPWITDGSIHAVTMKFFSSAAWAERT, from the coding sequence ATGCAGGCCGTAGAAGTGAAGAGCTTCCTTGAAGGAAAGCTGCCCGGAACGTTGGTAGAAGTTGAGGGCGAAGGCTGCAATTTCCAGCTGAACGTGATTAGCGATGAACTGGCGGCGTTGAGCCCGGTGAAGCGTCAGCAGCAGATCTATGCCCATTTGAACCCATGGATCACCGATGGCAGCATCCATGCGGTCACTATGAAATTTTTCAGCAGCGCGGCCTGGGCCGAGCGCACCTGA
- the hisG gene encoding ATP phosphoribosyltransferase yields the protein MLTIALSKGRILDDTLPLLAEAGIVPTENPDKSRKLIIPTTQDDVRLLIVRATDVPTYVEHGAADLGVAGKDVLMEYTGQGLYEPLDLQIAQCKLMTAGKIGAPEPKGRLRVATKFVNVAKRYYAEQGRQVDIIKLYGSMELAPLIGLADKIIDVVDTGNTLRANGLEPQELIATISSRLVVNKASMKMQHARIQALIDTLRNAVESRHRG from the coding sequence ATGTTGACCATCGCACTGTCCAAGGGCCGCATCCTTGACGACACCCTGCCGCTTCTCGCCGAAGCGGGCATTGTGCCGACCGAGAATCCGGACAAGAGCCGCAAGCTGATCATTCCCACGACGCAGGACGACGTTCGTCTGCTGATCGTGCGTGCCACCGATGTGCCGACTTACGTTGAGCATGGCGCGGCTGACCTCGGCGTTGCCGGTAAAGACGTGTTGATGGAATACACCGGCCAGGGCCTGTACGAGCCACTGGATCTGCAGATCGCCCAGTGCAAGCTGATGACCGCCGGCAAGATCGGCGCGCCTGAGCCCAAGGGCCGTCTGCGCGTGGCGACCAAGTTCGTCAACGTCGCCAAGCGTTATTACGCCGAGCAGGGCCGTCAGGTCGATATCATCAAGCTCTACGGCTCGATGGAGCTGGCGCCGCTGATCGGTCTGGCCGACAAGATCATCGACGTGGTCGACACCGGCAACACCCTGCGCGCCAACGGCCTGGAACCTCAGGAACTGATCGCCACGATCAGCTCGCGCCTGGTCGTCAATAAAGCTTCGATGAAAATGCAACACGCCCGAATCCAGGCGTTGATCGATACCCTGCGCAACGCAGTGGAATCGCGACACCGCGGCTGA
- a CDS encoding integrase core domain-containing protein gives MPWNQESPMDQRVKLVSDWLGGSYTKSQLSRRYGVSRPTIDKWLERYAALGVDGLKEQSRKPLNCPHQTPDEIIATLLAKKNEHPDRGPKQIIGRLRDSDPHIQWPAASTAGEWLKKAGLVVARRPYPPRPRAPTHLRPVDAPNQTWCADYKGQFKMQDGNWCYPLTITDQMSRFLFVCRALPSTHGAPTREGFEWAFREYGLPDVIRTDNGAPFASTGLARLSKLSVWFIRLGIHVETITPGRPDQNGRHERMHRTLKAAVPPAENLVRQQLAFQDFIQDFNHHRPHTALGMKPPASVYSPSTRAYPGYLPALEYGSDVEVRKVRSNGEIKWKGQLIFLGEALIGEDIALKEVADDAWELYLCSHCLGRLESGAKRVSSL, from the coding sequence ATGCCCTGGAATCAAGAGTCCCCAATGGATCAACGAGTGAAGTTAGTCAGTGACTGGCTTGGCGGCAGCTACACCAAGAGCCAATTAAGCCGGCGCTATGGCGTCAGCCGTCCAACCATCGACAAATGGCTGGAACGATATGCAGCGTTGGGCGTAGATGGCTTGAAAGAGCAATCGCGCAAGCCGTTGAACTGTCCTCATCAAACGCCCGACGAAATCATTGCCACGCTGCTGGCCAAGAAAAACGAACATCCCGATCGGGGACCCAAGCAGATCATTGGTCGCCTGCGCGATTCCGATCCGCATATCCAATGGCCGGCGGCGAGTACCGCCGGGGAGTGGTTGAAGAAAGCTGGTTTGGTGGTGGCGCGACGGCCCTATCCCCCGCGTCCCCGTGCTCCAACACATTTGCGTCCGGTCGACGCGCCCAACCAGACTTGGTGTGCTGATTACAAAGGGCAGTTCAAAATGCAGGACGGTAATTGGTGCTATCCGCTGACCATTACCGATCAGATGAGCCGTTTTTTATTCGTCTGTCGCGCTTTGCCCAGTACGCACGGAGCGCCTACGCGGGAAGGCTTCGAGTGGGCTTTTCGAGAATATGGGCTGCCGGATGTGATCCGCACTGACAATGGCGCTCCTTTTGCGTCGACAGGTCTGGCGCGACTTTCGAAGTTATCGGTTTGGTTCATCAGGCTTGGAATCCATGTCGAAACGATTACGCCTGGCCGTCCCGACCAAAATGGTCGACATGAACGGATGCATCGAACGCTAAAGGCAGCAGTGCCACCGGCGGAAAACCTGGTGCGCCAGCAGTTGGCTTTTCAGGACTTCATCCAAGACTTCAACCACCACCGACCGCACACCGCGCTGGGCATGAAACCGCCGGCATCTGTCTATAGCCCGTCGACACGCGCTTATCCCGGTTACTTGCCTGCGCTTGAATACGGTTCCGATGTTGAAGTGCGCAAGGTTCGGTCAAATGGGGAAATTAAATGGAAAGGACAGCTGATTTTTCTAGGAGAGGCTCTGATTGGAGAGGACATCGCGCTGAAGGAAGTGGCTGATGACGCTTGGGAACTGTACCTTTGCAGCCACTGTTTAGGCAGGCTTGAAAGCGGCGCAAAACGCGTTTCAAGCCTGTAA
- a CDS encoding STAS domain-containing protein: MSEAAVRMSDVDELLLSGVLDYRTGADLRKQGQTLIKSSKAASLVIDCSAVKKSSSVGLSLLLCFMRDANAAGKAVSIRAMPEDMREIAQVSELTELLAHP, translated from the coding sequence ATGAGTGAGGCCGCAGTTCGTATGAGTGATGTCGACGAGCTTCTGCTCAGCGGAGTGCTGGACTATCGCACCGGCGCCGACCTGCGCAAGCAAGGCCAGACGCTGATCAAGTCCAGCAAGGCTGCTTCGCTGGTGATCGACTGCTCGGCGGTGAAGAAGTCCAGCAGCGTCGGCTTGTCGTTGCTGCTGTGCTTCATGCGCGATGCGAATGCGGCCGGAAAGGCTGTCAGCATCCGCGCGATGCCCGAAGACATGCGCGAAATCGCTCAGGTCAGTGAACTGACCGAACTGTTGGCGCACCCCTGA
- the hisC gene encoding histidinol-phosphate transaminase, producing the protein MSKFWSPFVKDLVPYVPGEQPKLTKLVKLNTNENPYGPSPKALAAMQVELNDNLRLYPDPNSDLLKTAVAQYYGVQSNQVFLGNGSDEVLAHIFHGLLQHDQPLLFPDISYSFYPVYCGLYGIKFDAVPLDAQFQINPADYAKPNGGIIFPNPNAPTGCLLALDAVEQILKASPDSVVVVDEAYIDFGGETAISLVDRYPNLLVTQTLSKSRSLAGLRVGFAVGHPDLIEALERIKNSFNSYPLDRLAIVGAAAAFEDREYFDKTCRLVIESREWVIAQLQTKGFEVLPSAANFIFARHPQHDAAGLAAKLREQGVIVRHFKQERIAQFLRISIGTPEQNQALIDGLGDL; encoded by the coding sequence ATGAGTAAATTCTGGAGCCCGTTCGTCAAGGATCTGGTGCCGTACGTGCCGGGCGAACAGCCGAAGCTGACCAAACTGGTCAAGCTCAACACCAACGAAAACCCCTACGGCCCATCGCCAAAAGCCTTGGCGGCGATGCAGGTCGAGCTTAACGATAACCTGCGTCTGTACCCGGACCCGAACAGTGACCTGCTGAAAACTGCCGTCGCCCAGTATTACGGCGTGCAGAGCAATCAGGTGTTCCTCGGCAACGGTTCGGATGAAGTGCTCGCGCACATTTTCCATGGCTTGCTGCAACACGATCAGCCACTGCTGTTCCCGGACATCAGCTACAGCTTCTATCCGGTTTACTGCGGTCTGTATGGCATCAAGTTTGATGCAGTGCCGCTGGACGCGCAGTTCCAGATCAACCCGGCGGACTATGCCAAGCCGAATGGCGGGATCATTTTCCCTAACCCGAACGCGCCAACCGGTTGCCTGCTGGCACTGGACGCGGTCGAGCAAATCCTCAAGGCCAGCCCGGATTCGGTGGTGGTCGTAGACGAGGCCTATATCGACTTCGGCGGCGAAACCGCAATCAGTCTGGTGGACCGGTATCCGAACCTGCTGGTGACACAAACCCTGTCCAAGTCGCGTTCGCTGGCTGGTTTGCGCGTTGGTTTTGCGGTCGGCCATCCCGATCTCATCGAGGCGCTGGAGCGGATCAAGAACAGCTTCAACTCTTATCCACTCGATCGTCTGGCGATTGTCGGTGCGGCAGCGGCGTTCGAAGATCGTGAGTATTTCGACAAGACTTGCCGTCTGGTCATCGAGAGCCGTGAGTGGGTGATTGCGCAGTTGCAGACCAAGGGTTTTGAAGTGTTGCCGTCGGCGGCGAACTTCATCTTCGCCCGGCACCCGCAGCATGATGCGGCGGGGCTGGCGGCCAAACTGCGTGAGCAGGGCGTGATTGTGCGGCACTTCAAGCAGGAGCGGATTGCGCAATTTTTGCGGATTTCGATTGGTACGCCAGAGCAGAATCAGGCGCTTATCGATGGGCTTGGCGATCTCTAA
- the hisD gene encoding histidinol dehydrogenase, which translates to MTATTAIRRLNAADPDFAHHLDHLLSWESVSDDSVNQRVLDIIKAVRERGDAALVEFTQKFDGLEVASMADLILPRERLELALTRITVPQREALEKAAARVRSYHEKQKQDSWSYTEADGTVLGQKVTPLDRAGLYVPGGKASYPSSVLMNAIPAKVAGVTEVVMVVPTPRGEINELVLAAACIAGVDRVFTIGGAQAVAALAYGTESVPKVDKVVGPGNIYVATAKRHVFGQVGIDMIAGPSEILVVCDGQTDPDWIAMDLFSQAEHDEDAQAILVSPDAEFLDKVAASIDKLLPTMDRATIIETSINGRGALIHVKDMAQAIEVANRIAPEHLELSVADPQAWLPQIRHAGAIFMGRHTSEALGDYCAGPNHVLPTSGTARFSSPLGVYDFQKRSSIIFCSEAGASELGKTASVLARGESLSAHARSAEYRIKDEDFLKGQGN; encoded by the coding sequence ATGACCGCAACGACTGCAATTCGCCGACTCAACGCTGCTGACCCGGATTTCGCGCATCATCTGGATCATCTGCTGAGCTGGGAAAGTGTGTCTGACGACTCGGTCAATCAGCGCGTGCTGGACATCATCAAGGCTGTGCGCGAACGCGGTGACGCGGCGTTGGTCGAGTTCACCCAGAAGTTCGACGGCCTCGAAGTCGCCTCGATGGCTGACCTGATCCTGCCGCGTGAACGTCTGGAACTGGCCCTGACCCGCATCACCGTGCCACAGCGCGAAGCACTGGAAAAAGCCGCCGCTCGCGTGCGCAGCTACCACGAAAAACAGAAGCAGGATTCCTGGAGCTACACCGAGGCTGACGGCACCGTGCTCGGCCAGAAGGTCACGCCGCTGGATCGCGCCGGCCTGTACGTGCCGGGTGGCAAGGCGTCGTATCCGTCGTCGGTGTTGATGAATGCGATTCCGGCCAAGGTCGCTGGCGTGACCGAAGTGGTCATGGTCGTGCCGACCCCGCGCGGTGAAATCAACGAGCTGGTGCTGGCGGCTGCGTGCATCGCTGGCGTTGACCGAGTGTTCACCATCGGTGGCGCACAAGCTGTCGCTGCCTTGGCTTACGGCACCGAAAGCGTGCCGAAAGTCGACAAAGTCGTTGGCCCGGGCAACATCTATGTCGCTACCGCCAAGCGTCACGTGTTCGGTCAGGTCGGCATCGACATGATCGCCGGCCCTTCGGAAATCCTCGTGGTGTGCGACGGCCAGACCGATCCGGACTGGATCGCCATGGACCTGTTCTCGCAAGCCGAGCACGACGAAGACGCGCAGGCGATTCTGGTCAGCCCGGACGCCGAGTTCCTCGACAAGGTCGCCGCGAGCATCGACAAATTGCTGCCGACCATGGACCGCGCGACCATCATCGAAACCTCGATCAATGGCCGTGGTGCGCTGATTCACGTGAAGGACATGGCGCAAGCCATCGAAGTCGCCAACCGTATCGCCCCGGAACACTTGGAGCTGTCGGTCGCTGACCCACAGGCCTGGCTGCCGCAGATCCGCCACGCCGGCGCGATCTTCATGGGCCGTCACACCTCCGAAGCGCTGGGCGACTACTGCGCAGGCCCGAACCACGTACTGCCGACGTCCGGCACTGCGCGCTTCTCTTCGCCGCTGGGCGTGTACGACTTCCAGAAGCGTTCGTCGATCATCTTTTGCTCCGAGGCCGGTGCTTCCGAGCTGGGCAAGACAGCGTCGGTTCTGGCCCGTGGCGAATCGCTGAGTGCGCACGCGCGCAGTGCCGAATACCGCATCAAAGACGAAGACTTTCTAAAAGGGCAGGGGAACTGA
- the murA gene encoding UDP-N-acetylglucosamine 1-carboxyvinyltransferase — protein MDKLIITGGARLDGEIRISGAKNSALPILAATLLCDGPVTVGNLPHLHDITTMIELFGRMGIEPVIDEKLSVEIDPRTIKTLIAPYELVKTMRASILVLGPMVARFGEAEVALPGGCAIGSRPVDLHIRGLEAMGAVIDVEGGYIKAKAPEGGLRGAHFFFDTVSVTGTENIMMAAALAKGRSVLQNAAREPEVVDLANFLNAMGAKVSGAGTDTITIDGVERLGSAFYKVMPDRIETGTYLVAAAVTGGRVKVKDTDPTILEAVLEKLREAGAEITCGEDWIELNMHGKRPKAVNVRTAPYPAFPTDMQAQFISLNAIAEGTGAVIETIFENRFMHVYELHRMGAKIQVEGNTAIVTGTEVLKGAPVMATDLRASASLVISALVAEGDTLIDRIYHIDRGYECIEEKLQMLGAKIRRVPG, from the coding sequence ATGGATAAATTGATTATTACCGGTGGCGCTCGTCTTGATGGCGAGATCCGCATTTCCGGCGCAAAAAACTCCGCCCTGCCGATCCTGGCTGCCACGCTGCTGTGCGATGGCCCGGTGACCGTTGGCAATCTGCCGCACCTGCACGACATCACCACCATGATCGAGCTGTTCGGTCGCATGGGCATCGAGCCGGTGATCGACGAGAAACTCAGCGTCGAAATCGATCCGCGCACCATCAAGACCCTGATCGCGCCGTACGAACTGGTGAAAACCATGCGTGCCTCGATCCTGGTACTGGGCCCGATGGTTGCCCGTTTCGGTGAAGCCGAAGTGGCACTGCCTGGCGGTTGCGCCATCGGTTCGCGTCCGGTTGACCTGCACATCCGTGGTCTCGAAGCCATGGGCGCGGTGATCGACGTCGAAGGCGGCTACATCAAGGCCAAGGCGCCGGAAGGCGGCCTGCGCGGTGCGCACTTCTTCTTCGATACCGTCAGCGTGACCGGTACCGAGAACATCATGATGGCCGCCGCTCTGGCCAAGGGCCGCAGCGTGTTGCAGAACGCCGCTCGCGAACCTGAAGTGGTTGACCTGGCGAACTTCCTCAACGCCATGGGCGCCAAGGTTTCCGGTGCTGGCACCGACACCATCACCATCGATGGCGTCGAGCGTCTGGGTTCGGCTTTCTATAAGGTCATGCCTGACCGTATCGAAACCGGCACCTACCTGGTTGCCGCTGCCGTGACAGGTGGTCGCGTCAAGGTCAAGGATACCGATCCGACCATCCTCGAAGCCGTTCTGGAAAAACTCCGTGAAGCCGGCGCAGAAATCACCTGCGGTGAAGACTGGATCGAGCTGAACATGCACGGCAAGCGTCCGAAAGCAGTCAACGTGCGCACCGCGCCGTACCCTGCATTCCCGACTGACATGCAAGCGCAGTTCATCTCGCTCAACGCCATTGCCGAAGGCACCGGTGCGGTGATCGAGACGATCTTCGAAAACCGTTTCATGCACGTGTACGAACTGCACCGCATGGGCGCCAAGATCCAGGTCGAAGGCAACACTGCCATCGTCACCGGTACTGAAGTCCTCAAGGGCGCGCCAGTGATGGCCACCGACCTGCGGGCTTCGGCCAGTCTGGTGATCTCGGCACTGGTTGCCGAAGGCGACACGCTGATCGACCGCATCTACCACATCGACCGTGGTTACGAGTGCATCGAAGAAAAACTGCAGATGCTGGGCGCCAAGATCCGTCGCGTTCCGGGCTGA
- a CDS encoding TonB-dependent siderophore receptor, translating into MSSRTKASLLGLSLGLLVDPAFAEEPKPLELDAISVISDYESPTGPVKGYRATRSSSATKTDTAIRDIPQAISVVPASVLKDLGSSSVERALDFAGGVSKQNNFGGLTLYEYSVRGFTTSEFYKDGFSANRGYPSTPDAANIERIEVLKGPAASLYGRGDPGGTVNIVTKKPQPEAFTTLQTSAGSWDRYRTALDVNTPLDDQGNVLSRINLAVEDNNSFRDHVDSKRVFVAPSISWQLNPDTSLLVESEIVRHSSTFDRGIVAPNNKWSGVSRSTFLGEPNDGNIDNHNNLLQATLEHHLNDNWKLRLASHYKEGKLWGDASESRPLNADGHTVNRRYRERDTNWHDSITQLELRGLFDLGPWQHELLIGTEYENFRKNERVTTIAGGPYAIDIYKPVYGQPKPNGARSGTDFFEQVESHALNLQDQIIFTDKLRGMIGARFEHFDQHIDDHSRNATSNQRHDALTQRVGLLYQLTPETGLFANASTSFKPNNGLDASGKSFDPEEGVGYEVGIKNELFDERLSSTLAFFHIDKENVLALDPATDTSRAMGKARSRGFDWQVTGQVTDAVRIIGAFAYIDAEVTKGDAVIATGSRILGVAKRSGSLLGVYEFQDGHLRGSDVGAAFTYVGDRSGESGSDFELPAYQTVDLLAHYKASDNVTVGLNLNNLFDEKYYERSYSNYWVNPGEPRNFTVSLTLNL; encoded by the coding sequence ATGTCGTCTCGAACAAAGGCCTCCCTGCTCGGCCTGAGCCTCGGTTTGCTGGTCGATCCAGCCTTCGCCGAAGAACCCAAACCCCTCGAACTCGACGCCATCAGCGTCATCTCCGACTACGAATCGCCGACCGGCCCGGTCAAGGGCTATCGCGCCACACGCTCATCCAGCGCAACCAAAACCGACACCGCGATCCGCGACATTCCTCAAGCCATCAGCGTCGTACCGGCCAGCGTGCTCAAGGATCTGGGCAGCAGCAGTGTCGAGCGCGCGCTGGATTTTGCCGGCGGCGTATCCAAGCAAAACAACTTCGGCGGCCTGACCCTTTACGAGTACAGCGTGCGCGGCTTCACCACTTCGGAGTTCTACAAGGACGGTTTCAGCGCCAACCGGGGTTATCCGAGCACGCCGGATGCAGCCAATATCGAGCGCATCGAAGTGCTCAAAGGCCCGGCCGCAAGCCTCTACGGTCGCGGCGATCCCGGCGGCACGGTTAACATCGTCACCAAGAAACCACAGCCCGAAGCTTTCACCACGTTGCAAACCAGCGCCGGCAGTTGGGACCGCTATCGCACCGCGCTGGACGTCAACACGCCGCTGGATGATCAGGGCAATGTGCTCTCGCGGATCAACCTCGCGGTCGAAGACAACAACAGTTTTCGCGATCACGTTGACAGCAAACGTGTATTCGTCGCGCCGTCGATCAGTTGGCAATTGAACCCGGACACGTCGCTGTTGGTGGAAAGCGAAATCGTCCGTCACAGCTCCACGTTCGATCGCGGCATCGTCGCGCCGAACAACAAATGGAGCGGCGTCTCGCGTTCGACCTTCCTCGGCGAACCCAACGACGGCAACATCGACAACCACAACAATTTGCTGCAGGCCACGCTGGAACATCATCTCAACGACAACTGGAAGTTGCGCCTGGCCAGCCATTACAAGGAAGGCAAACTCTGGGGCGACGCCTCCGAATCCCGCCCGCTGAACGCCGATGGCCACACCGTCAACCGCCGCTATCGCGAACGCGACACGAACTGGCATGACAGCATCACCCAACTGGAACTGCGCGGTCTGTTCGACCTCGGCCCTTGGCAGCACGAACTGCTGATCGGCACAGAGTACGAAAACTTCCGCAAGAACGAGCGCGTTACCACGATTGCCGGTGGCCCTTACGCCATCGACATCTATAAGCCGGTCTACGGCCAGCCAAAACCCAACGGCGCACGCTCGGGCACTGATTTTTTCGAACAGGTCGAAAGTCATGCACTGAACCTGCAGGATCAGATCATCTTCACCGACAAACTGCGCGGGATGATCGGTGCGCGTTTCGAGCATTTCGATCAGCACATCGATGATCACAGTCGCAACGCCACCAGCAACCAGCGCCACGACGCCCTCACGCAGCGTGTCGGCCTGCTGTATCAACTGACGCCGGAAACCGGGTTGTTCGCCAACGCCTCGACCTCTTTCAAACCGAACAATGGCCTCGACGCCTCCGGCAAATCCTTCGATCCGGAAGAAGGCGTCGGCTATGAAGTCGGGATCAAGAACGAACTGTTCGATGAGCGCCTGAGCAGCACCCTCGCCTTCTTCCACATCGACAAGGAAAACGTCCTCGCCCTCGACCCGGCCACCGACACCAGCCGCGCCATGGGCAAGGCACGCAGTCGCGGTTTCGATTGGCAGGTCACCGGGCAAGTCACCGATGCGGTGCGAATCATCGGCGCCTTCGCCTACATCGACGCCGAAGTGACCAAGGGCGACGCGGTGATTGCCACCGGCAGCCGCATCCTCGGCGTGGCCAAGCGTAGCGGCAGCCTGCTCGGCGTTTATGAGTTTCAGGATGGGCATTTGCGCGGCTCGGACGTCGGCGCGGCGTTCACCTATGTCGGTGATCGCTCAGGCGAATCCGGCAGCGACTTCGAATTACCGGCCTACCAGACCGTCGACCTGCTCGCGCATTACAAGGCCAGCGACAACGTCACTGTCGGCCTCAACCTCAACAATCTCTTCGACGAAAAGTATTACGAGCGCTCCTACAGCAACTACTGGGTCAACCCCGGCGAACCGCGCAATTTCACCGTCAGCCTGACACTCAACCTGTAA